GCCGCCAAGGCCACCTTGGCCTTGAACGCCGCCCCAAACACCCGCCGCTTCCGCGTCATGCCGGCACACTCCTGATTCGGTCGTTCCCGCTCCCGGAAACCACACCTTATCAGCGCGCCCAGTTTTTGGGGTCCACCTCAAAGATCAAGACTGTCGGCACAGTAGGCTTCGCCAAGTTCCGTCGAGTAGATCGGTTTCAGCGTCATGGTCGGTCGTCGAAATGGATGAGCAATTCGGCCAGGTCAGCATACCACGGCCGCAAATCCTTCGCACCCGGCAGCGGGACGCGCTGCATGACCGCCAGTTTACCCTTGTGGTATCTATGTGGGACAAGATCGATCGTGCGAACAAACAGGAAATCCTGCCAATCATTAGTCTTTTTACCGAGACATACGCCAAGTATATGGTACTGCTCAACGCCGTAGTACCTGCTCGTTGCGTCACCCTTGGCGGCGCGGGTCTTCTGCGTCTCGACCTTGATAGGCAACAATTTGCCCGCGCTTTCGGTAGCCTTCGCCACCTTCTTTGCTGCTTTCGCGGACGTTCTTGCACTCAGCGAGTAGTGGTTTCTTGCGCCGGTATCCAAATACTGAAGTCTGGATGCGCATCGAGGTCATGGGCCTCGAATCGCTCAACCCCTTTCCCGACTAGTGCCTCGATGCGTTTCCCCATGTGAACTTCGGCCACGGCTCCTTCCAGCGCGACCTTCAACCGGAACCTTGCGTTTACCGCATCAAGTAGTTCGTGAGAAGAGAGACTGTAGGTCGTTTCCAGCGGATGCTTGGCCATTCCTTGGCCCCCTTTGAAGTAATCCATTACGGAGGGGCCGGGACTCTATCAAACTGTGGCGCGCTGGCAAAGAGGTTCGGGTGCGGCGTCACGCCTCGGGGCGCAAAAGCACGCTTCGTCATTCTGCCCCGCGTTCGCGGAACTATCCGCACAATTTGACCGCCGGTTAGAATTACTTGCCCGGCATGGTTGAAAAACCTCAAGCGCCCCCGGGGTACGCACACGATTGTACGAGTAGCGTAAACGAGGTAATTCACGAGAAGTTGGCCGACAGCCTGACGTAAGTCTCGCAACCGCTGGTTTTTGCGCATCGCTCTGTTATGATTCTGACGGGTGTAGGGCGCAAGGATGGGCAGCGCCAAGCGGCTCTCGACAATGGACTTCCGGCGGTTTCCGCGGCCCGCGCGCCGTGGAAGCGTCCGATGACTGATGGGAGCAACCCGGAATGAATATTCTGCTGGCCACGAGTGAGGCGGTCCCGTTCGCCAAGACCGGAGGCCTGGCCGACGTCTCGGGCGCTTTGCCGCTTGAACTGGCACGCTTGGGTCACTCGCCCGTCGTCTTCATGCCCGCCTATCGGCAGGCGCTCACGGCCGGCCCCACGATCGAGCCGACTTCGATTCAGCTCTCGATTCCCATTGGCAGCAAGACCGTTCGCGGCAGTTTGCTGCGCAGCTATTTCCCCGGCACGCAGATTCCCGTCTACCTGGTCGAGCAGTCACAGTACTTCGACCGTGACGGGCTCTACGGCAGCGGCGGGCAAGACTACATCGACAATTGCGAGCGCTTCGTCTTCTTCTGCCGCGCGATCATGGAGTCGATCCGCCTGTTGGAATTGCCGGTCGACGTGCTGCACGCCAACGACTGGCAAACGGGACTACTGCCGGCGTTCTTGAAGATCGAATACCGCGGCGTTCCGCGCTACGAGCGCATCGCTTCGCTGATAACGATTCACAACCTCGCCTTCCAAGGGCAGTTCTGGCATTGGGACATGCTGCTGACGGGCTTGGATTGGAAATACTTCAACTGGCACCAGATGGAATTCTTCGGCAAGTTGAACTTGCTGAAGACGGGTTTGGTTTTCGCCGACGCGATCAGCACCGTCAGTCCGCGCTATGCCGAAGAGATCCAGGCCTCGCCGCTAGGCTGCGGATTGGAAGGCGTGTTGCAGCAGCGGCGCTCGGTCTTGACCGGCATCCTTAACGGCGCCGACTACACGGTGTGGAACCCGGTGACCGATCGGTTCCTGCCGGTGAACTACGACGCCACGACGTTCACTTCGGGCAAAGCGGCCTGCAAGGCGGCGCTGCAAAGTGAGCTGGGGCTGGAATTAGCTGCCGACAAGCCGCTGATCGGCATGGTCAGCCGGCTTACCGATCAAAAAGGCATGGACCTGATTGCCGGCGTCATGCAGGAATGGATCAACTCGGCCGACGTGCAATGGGTCATCGTCGGAACGGGCGACGCCAAGTACGAGCAATTCCTGACGAACCTGGCCGAACGCCATCCGCACAAAGTGGCGGCCAAACTGCAGTTTTCCGAGGCGCTTGCTCACAAGGTCGAAGGGGCCGCGGACATGTTTCTCATGCCCAGCCAATTCGAACCGTGCGGCCTGAGCCAGTTGTACAGCCTGAAGTACGGCACGGTGCCGGTGGTTCGCGCCACCGGCGGCCTGGCCGACACGATCGTCGACGCCACGCCCGAGGCACTGTCCGCCGGGGCCGCCAATGGCTTCAGCTTCCGCGAGTACAGCGTTTTGGCCCTGGCCGAGGCGCTGCGCCGGGCGGTCGAAACGTATCGCCAGCCGGAAATGTGGTCGCAATTGGTAGCGACCGGCATGCAGCAGGACTGGTCTTGGAAGCGCAGCGCGGAACAATACGTAAACCTGTATCGCCGCATCAGCGCCCAGGTGCCGCAAAGCACCTATTCGTGAAAAACACCCCGATGCCGGAGTGAGTCGAGTGCGAGGTCGCGATATCCGTCGCGGCCCGCTTCGCGACGCCGGCTGAACTTGTGCATCGCCCGCCCGCCATTGCGCGGCAAATCGCCGGTTTCGTCGTCGCCGCGCCGCAGTACATGATCGACCGCCGATTGCCGAGATTGGGCATCGTCGTAGCGCTTGTGGGTACGTGTTTCAAGGAGGGATCGTCATGCATGATGTGGCTCTGGCGTTTTTCTGGCACCAGCACCAGCCGTATTACCCGGACGACGTCAGCGGTGAAAACCCGATGCCCTGGGTGCGCCTGCACGCCACCAAGGATTACTGGGGCATGGCAATGCTTCTCAAGGAAGTGCCCGAGATGCATGCCACGATCAACCTGGTGCCGAGCCTGCTTGCGCAGTTGACGGCCTATACCGACCGGGGCGCGCAGGACGAGCACCTGCGCGTGTCGCGACTGCCGGCCGACGCACTGACCGAAGCGGACATGGCCTATCTGCTCGACAATTTCTTCATGGTCCACCCGGATCATATGATTCGGCCCTACAAGCGGTATCTGGAGCTGTATCAGAAGCGCGGCGTTTCCATCGATCCGGCGGCCCGCGCGGCCAAGCGCTTTACGAAGCGCGACATCCTCGATCTGCAATGCTGGTCGAACTTGTCGTGGATCCATCCGGTGGCCTTCGATCGCGACGACGAGCTGGCTGAGTTCCGTCAGAAAGGAAAGCACTGGACCGAGGATGAAAAACAATGGCTCCTTGCGCGACAGTTGGATCTGCTGGCCGAGGTCGTGCCGCTGCACCGCGAGCTGGCCGCAAGCGGGCAGGTCGAACTGACCACGACCCCGTTCTATCACCCGATCTTGCCTCTCTTGTACGACAAGCGTTTGGCGCGGCAGGCGATGCCGAACGTCAGCCTGCCAAAGCATCTCGACGGTTATCGCGAGGACGCCGAGACGCAGATCGCGCGTGCGGTCGAATACCACACGAAGCTGTTTGGCGAGCGTCCGGTCGGCATGTGGCCTTCCGAGGGCTCGGTGTGCCAGGCCATGATCCCCACCGTGGCCAAGGCCGGCATTCAATGGATGGCCACGGACGAAGAAATCTTGTCGGCCTCGACCGAGGGATGGGTGTCCCGCGATGGGCACGGCTATTTGCGCAATCCGGAGATGCTGTACCGCCCCTGGCGCGCCGAAGACAAGGCACACAGCGTACAGATGATCTTTCGCGATCATGCCATGAGCGACCAGATCGGCTTTCACTACCAGCGCTACCAGGCCGAGCAGGCCGTCGACGATTTCTTCGGCAAGCTCGAGGCGATCGGCCGGGCAACGACCGCTAACCACGGGCACCGGCCCACCTTGGTCAGCATCATTCTCGATGGCGAGAATTGCTGGGAGTACTACCCGAACAGCGGCGTCGATTTCCTGCGTGCCTTGTACCGGCGCGCTGTTTCACACGCGAAGATCGCGCCCGTCCGCGTGTGCGATTACCTGGCGAAGCATCCCGCGACCGACAAGATCGGTGAGCTTTTCTCGGGTAGCTGGATTCAGCACAATTTCGGCATCTGGATCGGCCACCCCGAATGCAATCTGGCGTGGGACCTGCTGTTCGAGACCCGCGCACACCTGGTACGCGCCGCGCGCAGCGGCGAGAAAACGGCCGAGCAGTTGCGCCGCGCCTGGGAAGAGCTCTACATCGCCGAGGGGAGTGATTGGTTCTGGTGGTTCGGCGACGATCATTCCAGCGCCCAGGACGAACTGTTCGACCGCTTGTTCCGCCGACACTTGCAGAATGTTTACCTGCTGCTCGAAGATCCGGCGCCCACCGAGTTGTCGCGCCCGATCAGCCAGGGTCATCAGCACGCGCGATTGTTTTCCGAGCCGACCTCGCTGTTGAACGTGCGCGTCGACGGCCGGCGGACGTATTTCGAATGGCTGAACGCCGGCCATTATACTTCGAGCGGCGCGCGCGGCACGATGAGCATGGTCTGCGAGGGGAAGATCGCGGATTTCTATTTCGGATTTGATACCGAGCGGCTGTTTCTTCGCTTTGACGCGCAGGGTGGTACAATTCGCGAGCGCCTGGTGGACGTCGATACGGTGAAGATCACTTTTCTCGAACCGAGTGGCATCGAGTTGTTGGTATCGCATCCCAGTTGGGCCGAGCCGATCTTGCAGCTGTACCGCAACGACGTGCCGGTGACGGCCTCGGGCGTCGAGGCGGCGGCCGACGTGATCCTGGAAATGGCGGTGCCGTTCCGCAACCTGGGCCTGACGGTCGACGCTCCCATGCACTTTGTCGTCGAACTGGTGGCGGCCGAACAATCGATCGAGCGCTTGCCGCACGAGGGCGCGATCGAAACCAGCGTCCCCTCGGCGGATTACGAACTGATGATGTGGCAGGTGTGAGAGAGAGTAGTCGGTAGACAGTAGTCAGTAGCCAGTGAAATACCGAGAGTGCTCATGCTCGTACTGACTACCGAATACTGATTGCTGCCTACTATTTCCAAACTGACTACTGGCAACCGACTACTGACTACTATTCCATGCCCGACTTACGCAAAGATCCGATCGTTGGGCGGTGGGTGATCATCGCCAAGAGCCGCGCCAAGCGTCCGCACGATTTCGAGACGACGCCGCGGTTGCGCGGCGGTAAGTTCTGCCCCTTTTGCGAACACAACGAAGACAAGACGCCCGGCGAGGTGCTGGCTTATCGCAAACAGGGTTCGCTAGCGAATCGTGAAGGGTGGCGCGTCCGCGTGGTGCCCAACAAATTTCCCGCGCTCGAAATCGAGGGAGATCTGAACAATCGAGGCGATGGCATCTATGACATGATGCGCGGCGTGGGCGCGCACGAAGTGATCATCGAATCGCCGCAGCATCTGCTCAGTACGGCCGATCTCAGCGAAGAAAACCTGCGCGACGTCTTTTGGGTTTATCGCGACCGGCTCGTCGACCTGAAAAAGGATAAGCGGCTGGTCTACGGCATGATCTTCAAGAACGTCGGCGAAGCGGCCGGCGCGTCGCTGGAACATACGCACAGCCAGTTGATCGTAACGCCGATTGTGCCGATCAATGTTCAAGAAGAGATGACCGGCAGCCAGGAGTTCTACAAATATCGGGGCCGCTGCGTCTTTTGCGACATGATCCAGCAGGAGCTAGCAACCGAGAAGCGGATCGCCGTCGATACGCCGGGCTATGTGGCGTTTTGTCCCTTCGCTAGCAGGTTCCCCTTCGAGACGTGGATCCTGCCCAAGGCGCATTCCAGCCACTACGAAAACATTCAAAAGAACGGCGTCGAAGACCTGGCACGGATCATGAAGCAAGTGATGGGCAAGATCGAAGTCGCGCTCGATCGCCCGGCCTACAACTACATCCTGCACACAGGACCCTTTGACACGCAAGAACTCAATCACTATCACTGGCACATCGAGATTATTCCGCGCCTCACGAAGACCGCCGGCTTCGAATGGGGATCGGGTTTCTACATCAATCCCGTGCCGCCTGAGGAAGCTGCTGCGTTCTTACGCGAAGTCGAAGCCGACTTGCACGAACCGCGGACTTTGCCGATCAGTCAGACTGGGTAAACACGCACGTCGCCCGCACGCTCCTTAACGTGATCTGAACGCGAACGACTCCTGCCTCCTGCTCGCTGCGATATATGCCACATACGATTCGCCTGGCCCTGGTCCTGCACAATCATCAGCCGATCGGCAACTTCGACGGCGTCATGGAGCAGGCGTACCACGACAGCTACCGGCCGTTCCTGGAAGTCTTTCGCCGCTACCCCTCGCTCAAGATCGGGCTGCACACCAGCGGCTCGCTGATGGAGTGGCTGGCCGCCCGCCATCCGGAATACCTCGACGAGCTGGCCGAGCTCGTGGCCCAGGAGCGGATCGAGATCATCGGCGGCGCGTTCTACGAGCCGATCTTGTCGATGATTCCCCGCCGCGACCGCGTTGGGCAGATTCGGGCGTACACACGCTGGCTCGAAGCCCGGCTCCGCTGCAAAGTGCGCGGCATGTGGATTCCCGAGCGCGTATGGGAACCGACGATGGTCAGCGATCTGGCCGACGCTGGTATCCAGTACACGGTGCTCGATGATTTTCATTTCCGCAATGCCGGCCTGTCCCCCGACCTGCTCGACGGTTACTTCATCAGCGAGAACGACGGCCAGATCCTCGCGATCTTTCCCGGCAGCGAACGGCTGCGCTACACGATTCCCTTCGCCGCGCCCGAAGCCACGATCGACTGCCTGCGCGGTATTGCCGAGCGCCGGCCCGAGGCGGTGGTTGTGTTCGGTGACGACGGCGAGAAGTTCGGCACCTGGCCGGAGACCAAGAAGCACGTCTACGACGACGGTTGGCTGGATCGATTCTTCCAGGCGCTGGTGGCGAACGAAAGCTGGATCAAAACGACAACGCTCGCCGACGCCGTGGATAACGTGCCGCCTAATGGCAAGATTTATCTGCCAGACAGCAGCTACCGCGAGATGACCGAATGGGCGCTCCCCACGGCGCAGCTCTTGGAATACGAGCGCGTGCGGCACGACATGGAGCACGATCCGCGCTGGCCGATCCTGTCGCAGTTCGTACGCGGCGGCTTCTGGCGCAACTTCAAGGTGAAATATCCCGAAGCCGACGAGATGTACACCCGCATGTTGATGATCAGCCGCCGCGTGGAAGAAGCCGAGCAGAAGCGGCATGATCGCGCGCTGGTCGACGCGGCACGCAGCGAGCTGTATCGCGGCCAGTGCAATTGCAGCTACTGGCACGGTGCATTCGGCGGCATCTATCTGCCCCACTTGCGCAATGCCGTGTACCGCTCGCTGATCGCGGCCGACAATCTGCTCGATCGCGCGGCGGATCGCCAAGAACCCTGGATCGAGGCCGTGGTCGGCGACTTCAATCTCGACGCCCGGCAAGAGGTCTTCTTGGCGAACGACAGGCTGGCGACGTTGATTCGTCCCTGGCGCGGCGGGCTGATGTACGAGCTCGACGTGCGCCCGATCTGCCACAATCTATTGGCCACCTTGGCCCGCCAGCCCGAGGCCTACCATCGCAAGGTGCTGGCGGGTCCGAACGCCAATGCCGACGGCCTGGGAAGTATTCACGATCGCGTCGTCTTCAAGCAGCCTGGCCTGCACGAGCGTCTGCAATACGACGACCTGCCGCGCAAGAGCCTGATCGATCATTTTCACGACAACGACGCTTCGCTCGCGGCGATCGCGTCGGGCGATGCGATCGAGCGTGGCGACTTCGCCAGTGGCGCCTACGAAGCCCGGCTGCGCCGCAACCCGAACCGCATCCAGGTGCAACTATCGCGACAAGGCAATGCCTGGGGGCATCCGCTCAAGTTGACCAAGGGGCTCACGCTCGAGGCGGGAAGTTCGACCATTGAAATCGCCTACCTGATCGAAGGGTTGGAGCCGAATCAATCGTTCCATTTTTCGGTCGAGTTCAATTTCGCCGGGCTCCCCTCGCGCTGCGACGATCGTTACTTCCACGACCGCGACGGTCACCGATTGGGACATCTCGGCGAGCGCCTCGACCTGCACGAAGTGCGAGCCTTGAGCCTGGTCGACGAATACCTGGGCATCGACGTTGGCTGGCGCGCATCGCGCGCAAGCAGCCTGTGGACCTACCCCGTGGAAACGGTCAGCCAGTCTGAAGGTGGGTTCGAGCTGGTCCACCAGTCGGTGGTCGTGCAGCCGCATTGGATCGTCACGCCCGACGCGTCGGGACGCTGGAGCGTGACCATGGAACTGGCGATCGACACCAGCATGGCCGAACGCCGTGGCGAGCAACGTAGCGTGGCGCTAGCGAGCACTTGATCACTCGGCGGGTGTTTCAAGCGCCGCCGGCCAGTTTCCACCAATCGACGCCTGGCGGTAATTCGCCCTGCCAGCCGACCAACCCCAGCACCGGCGGGACGCACCGTTCGCGCAATTCGGCAAGATTGCTGGCCGCGCTGGCATCCTCCGTAGGGAATCGCAGCTCGTTGACGATCACACCCGCAACTTCGAGCCCTTCGCGCCACGTGGCGGCGACGACCAGGGTACTGAGCGTGCGATGAATCGTGCCCAGCGCGTTGTCCGTAACGACGATCAGCGGAAAGCCCAAGTCCAGGGCCAGGTCGGCCACGTACTCATCCTCGGTCACGGGGGACAAGAGGCCACCGGCCCCCTCGACGATCAATACGTCACTTCGCACGCGCCAGTAATCGAGCCCGCTGCGCAATTGCTCGGCCGACACCGCTTTCCCTTCCGACCGCGCCGCCAGGTGGGGCGCCACGGGGGCCGCGAAGCGCTGTGGGCAGACGTGATCGAGCTCGCCCGGCCGGCCGGCGCCATTCCATAGAGCCACGGCGTCCTCACTCACTAGATTTCCATCAATCAACTGGCAGCCGCTGGCTACGGGCTTGTAAACACCGACCCGACGACCAGCGGCCGCCAGCGCCGCCGCGATCCGCGCCGCCACGTAGGTTTTGCCGACATTTGTGTCGGTGCCGGTGATGAACAATCCGGGTATGCGATGGCTCGCCATATCGATGCCGTGTTTTACGTGTTGCTAATCCGTTGTCGGCAGGCGCCTTGCAAGGCGTCGAATCGTTCGGCATTTCCCGGCAACTCGGATTTTCCGAATTTCCAGCAGCGAGTGAAGCAGTCCGCGAATCGAACATCGCGCGCAGCGAGCTCTTCGACTTTTGGAAAATACTGCTCGAAATGAAATTCGAGTTCGTGCTCCAACAGGCAGCACGCGATTGCGTTGCGCAGGTCCTCTTGCTCGTGGCCACCCCAACGTGCAATGAATTCCCATGCTTCTTTAGCGTCCGATTCGATAAAGTATCCGATCTGGATGATCGCGTGCCAACGCGGATCATTTTCGTCCGGTGCGGATGGGGTACCCGGGAGAAGACGCTCCGCCTCTTCGATCGCACGACGTGCGGTTTCTGGGCTCTCGTCGTAGTACATCAAGCCATGCTCTCTACTCACGCCGCTTTGCGAGGATTTCGGTTTAGAGTACCATCTGCTGATTATGTCAGATACCAAACCGTTCCCGAAGGTTCATGTTGTGCCGCTGTCCAAGGTCTCGATCGGCCTTGTGCAAATGAGCTGCGTCGCGTCGCAAGAGGCGAACGTGGCCAAGGCCGAGTCGCGCATCGCCGAAGCCGCCGCCGCCGGCGCTCAGATCATTTGCCTGCAGGAGCTGTTCGCGGGACTCTACCCGTGCCAAAGCGAGGATCATACTCGTTTTGGCGACGCCGAGCCGATTCCCGGCCCTACGACCGAGCGGATCTCGGCCGCGGCGCGGAAGCATGGCGTGGTGGTCGTCGGCTCGTTTTTCGAGCGCCGGGCACCGGGGCTGTATCACAACACGGCCGTGATCTTCGACGCCGACGGCCAGGTGGCCGGCAAGTATCGCAAGATGCACATCCCCGACGATCCGCTGTACTACGAGAAGTTTTATTTCACGCCGGGCGATCTGGGCTTTGCCAGCTTTCCTACGAAGTTCGGCCGGGTGGGCACGTGTGTCTGCTGGGATCAGTGGTATCCCGAGGCGGCCCGACTGACGGCGCTCACCGGCGCGCAGATTCTCTTCTATCCAACGGCCATCGGCTGGCACCCGAGCGAAAAGGAAGAGTATGGCGCGAGCCAACACTCGGCGTGGGAAACGATGATGCGCAGCCACGCCATTGCCAATGGCGTCTTCGTGGCGGCGGCCAATCGGACCGGCACGGAAGGGAACCTGCAATTCTGGGGCGCTTCGTTCGTGGCCGATCCGAACGGCAATATTCTTGCCCGCGCCAGCCACGATGCCGAGGAAACGCTCGTGGTCGAGTGCAATCTCGACAAGATCGACGTGGTGCGGACACACTGGCCCTTCCTGCGCGACCGCCGCGTCGACGCCTACGGCGAACTGGGCCGGCGGTATCTCGACTAACCGGGTTGCCCTTTCAGGCGCCAGCCCATGACGTGCGAACATCTCCGT
This genomic window from Pirellulales bacterium contains:
- the glgA gene encoding glycogen synthase GlgA — encoded protein: MNILLATSEAVPFAKTGGLADVSGALPLELARLGHSPVVFMPAYRQALTAGPTIEPTSIQLSIPIGSKTVRGSLLRSYFPGTQIPVYLVEQSQYFDRDGLYGSGGQDYIDNCERFVFFCRAIMESIRLLELPVDVLHANDWQTGLLPAFLKIEYRGVPRYERIASLITIHNLAFQGQFWHWDMLLTGLDWKYFNWHQMEFFGKLNLLKTGLVFADAISTVSPRYAEEIQASPLGCGLEGVLQQRRSVLTGILNGADYTVWNPVTDRFLPVNYDATTFTSGKAACKAALQSELGLELAADKPLIGMVSRLTDQKGMDLIAGVMQEWINSADVQWVIVGTGDAKYEQFLTNLAERHPHKVAAKLQFSEALAHKVEGAADMFLMPSQFEPCGLSQLYSLKYGTVPVVRATGGLADTIVDATPEALSAGAANGFSFREYSVLALAEALRRAVETYRQPEMWSQLVATGMQQDWSWKRSAEQYVNLYRRISAQVPQSTYS
- the galT gene encoding galactose-1-phosphate uridylyltransferase, which encodes MAAYYFQTDYWQPTTDYYSMPDLRKDPIVGRWVIIAKSRAKRPHDFETTPRLRGGKFCPFCEHNEDKTPGEVLAYRKQGSLANREGWRVRVVPNKFPALEIEGDLNNRGDGIYDMMRGVGAHEVIIESPQHLLSTADLSEENLRDVFWVYRDRLVDLKKDKRLVYGMIFKNVGEAAGASLEHTHSQLIVTPIVPINVQEEMTGSQEFYKYRGRCVFCDMIQQELATEKRIAVDTPGYVAFCPFASRFPFETWILPKAHSSHYENIQKNGVEDLARIMKQVMGKIEVALDRPAYNYILHTGPFDTQELNHYHWHIEIIPRLTKTAGFEWGSGFYINPVPPEEAAAFLREVEADLHEPRTLPISQTG
- a CDS encoding alpha-amylase/4-alpha-glucanotransferase domain-containing protein; this encodes MPHTIRLALVLHNHQPIGNFDGVMEQAYHDSYRPFLEVFRRYPSLKIGLHTSGSLMEWLAARHPEYLDELAELVAQERIEIIGGAFYEPILSMIPRRDRVGQIRAYTRWLEARLRCKVRGMWIPERVWEPTMVSDLADAGIQYTVLDDFHFRNAGLSPDLLDGYFISENDGQILAIFPGSERLRYTIPFAAPEATIDCLRGIAERRPEAVVVFGDDGEKFGTWPETKKHVYDDGWLDRFFQALVANESWIKTTTLADAVDNVPPNGKIYLPDSSYREMTEWALPTAQLLEYERVRHDMEHDPRWPILSQFVRGGFWRNFKVKYPEADEMYTRMLMISRRVEEAEQKRHDRALVDAARSELYRGQCNCSYWHGAFGGIYLPHLRNAVYRSLIAADNLLDRAADRQEPWIEAVVGDFNLDARQEVFLANDRLATLIRPWRGGLMYELDVRPICHNLLATLARQPEAYHRKVLAGPNANADGLGSIHDRVVFKQPGLHERLQYDDLPRKSLIDHFHDNDASLAAIASGDAIERGDFASGAYEARLRRNPNRIQVQLSRQGNAWGHPLKLTKGLTLEAGSSTIEIAYLIEGLEPNQSFHFSVEFNFAGLPSRCDDRYFHDRDGHRLGHLGERLDLHEVRALSLVDEYLGIDVGWRASRASSLWTYPVETVSQSEGGFELVHQSVVVQPHWIVTPDASGRWSVTMELAIDTSMAERRGEQRSVALAST
- the bioD gene encoding dethiobiotin synthase; translated protein: MASHRIPGLFITGTDTNVGKTYVAARIAAALAAAGRRVGVYKPVASGCQLIDGNLVSEDAVALWNGAGRPGELDHVCPQRFAAPVAPHLAARSEGKAVSAEQLRSGLDYWRVRSDVLIVEGAGGLLSPVTEDEYVADLALDLGFPLIVVTDNALGTIHRTLSTLVVAATWREGLEVAGVIVNELRFPTEDASAASNLAELRERCVPPVLGLVGWQGELPPGVDWWKLAGGA
- a CDS encoding carbon-nitrogen hydrolase, with protein sequence MSDTKPFPKVHVVPLSKVSIGLVQMSCVASQEANVAKAESRIAEAAAAGAQIICLQELFAGLYPCQSEDHTRFGDAEPIPGPTTERISAAARKHGVVVVGSFFERRAPGLYHNTAVIFDADGQVAGKYRKMHIPDDPLYYEKFYFTPGDLGFASFPTKFGRVGTCVCWDQWYPEAARLTALTGAQILFYPTAIGWHPSEKEEYGASQHSAWETMMRSHAIANGVFVAAANRTGTEGNLQFWGASFVADPNGNILARASHDAEETLVVECNLDKIDVVRTHWPFLRDRRVDAYGELGRRYLD